The following are encoded in a window of Sphingobium sp. AP49 genomic DNA:
- the rpoZ gene encoding DNA-directed RNA polymerase subunit omega — translation MARVTVEDCVDKVTNRFDLVLLAAQRAREISGGAELTLDRDRDKNPVVALREIAEETVLPADLHDSVVASLQKVQIDDDDTPDEIGSIAQSAEALRLTAAAPPRNQNIGGDYDG, via the coding sequence GGTTACCAACCGTTTCGATCTCGTTCTGCTCGCCGCTCAGCGCGCGCGTGAAATTTCCGGCGGCGCAGAGCTGACGCTCGACCGCGATCGCGATAAGAACCCGGTCGTCGCTCTGCGCGAAATCGCCGAAGAAACCGTTCTGCCGGCTGATCTGCATGATTCGGTCGTCGCCTCGCTGCAGAAGGTGCAGATCGATGATGACGACACCCCGGATGAGATCGGCTCGATCGCGCAGTCGGCAGAGGCTCTGCGCCTGACCGCCGCCGCGCCGCCGCGTAACCAGAATATCGGCGGCGACTACGACGGCTGA